GCGGGCTTCTTTCTCCGGGCGGGCACTTGTGATCGTCTTGGTGCGTTCCTCTGATGACCGGTGAGGGCAAGAGGAGCGAGCATGACGACGAGTGAGTCCCAGGCCTCGGAAAGCGGCGTCCCGGACACCGATGGCCGCGACGGCCCCGTGGTGCGCACCGCCTCCGGCGCGGTGCGCGGTCTGCGGGAGGCGGGCCTGTCGGTGTTCCGGGGCATCCCCTTCGCCGAACCCCCGGTCGGGGCGGCCCGCTTCCAGGCCCCGCGCCCGCCCCGCCCCTGGGACGGCGTCCGGGAGGCGTACGCGTTCGGCCCGCCGCCCCCGCAGGAGACAGGCTTCCTGGGCCGCGCGCCCCAGCTGCCCACCCCGCGGGACGACACCTGGCTCACCGTCAACGTCTGGACCCCGGACCCGGATGCGTCCGCCGCCCGCCCGGTGATGGTGTGGATCTACGGCGGCGCGTTCAAAGTGGGCCACGGCGGTCAGCCCGGCTACGACGCACGGCACCTGGCCCGCGAGGGCGACGCGGTCCTCGTCACCCTCAACTACCGCATGGGCATGGAGGGTTTCGCCCTCTGGGACGGCGCACCGGCCAACCGGGGCCTGCTGGACCAGCTGGCGGCCCTGGAATGGGTCCAGGAGAACATCACCGCGTTCGGCGGCGACCCGGCCCAGGTCACGGTCTTCGGTGAATCGGCGGGCGCGGGCTCCATCGCCTCGCTGATGGCGATGCCCAGAGCCCGTGGCCTGTTCCGGCGCGCGGTGGCACAGAGCGTGCCGGGCACGTTCCTCTCGCCCGAACTGGCCCGCGACATCGCCGCGGCCCTGGCGGCCGAGGCGGGCCGCGGGCCGACGGCGGCCGACCTGGCGGCGATCGACCCGCAGCGGCTCACCGAGGCGGGCGCGGCGCTGGGGGCCAAAATGGCCCAGTACACCGGAAGATGGGGCCAGGCGGCCCCGACCACGGTCCCCTTCGCCCCGGTCGTCGACGGCGACGTGCTGCCCGCGGCCCCCTGGGCGGCGCTGGCCTCGGGCTCGGCGAGGGACGTGGACCTCCTCGTCGGCCACAACCGCGACGAATGGCGCCTGTTCCTGGTCGTGGCGGGCATGGACGGCAGGGTCACGGACGACCTGGCGACGGCGACCCTGCGGATGTACGCGCCGGGCGGCGAGGCGGGCGAGGCGGCCTACCGCGCGGCCTACCCGGACGCCACCGCCGAGCAGCTCTTCGAACGCGTCCAGACCGACTGGCTGTTCGCGCTGCCGAGCCTGCGCCTCGCGGAGGCCCAGCGCAGGGGCGGCGGACGCGCCCACGTCTACGAACTGACCTGGCCGGCCCCCGACAGAGACGGCCTGCTCGGCTCCTGCCACGCCCTGGACATCCCGCTGCTCTTCGGCACGTACGGCGCGGACCTCGGCGCGCTCGCCTTCCCCGGCGGCACCCCCACACCGGAGGCGGAGCGGCTGTCCACGTTCATGCGGGGCGCCTGGACGTCGTTCGCACGGACGGGCGACCCCGGCTGGCCGCAGTACGACCCCGATGCCCGCCTGGTACAGATCCTGGACGCGGAGCCGACGGTGGCGCCGTACCCGGAGGAGCGGAGCAGGCGGATATGGGAGGGGTACGAGTTCGGGCCGTTGCCCCTGCTCAGCTGACGCCTAGAGGTTGCCCATCGGCTCGATGTCGACGTGCAGGGGCGTACCCCACACCCGCAGCACCTCGTAGTCGGTGAACTCGTGCACGAGCCGGTAGGCCATCGCGGGACGTGACCCGCGCCGCTGCGCGGCGAGGTAGGCCTCGGCCTCCCGCCGGTCCCTGCGCGGCGTCCCGCACAGCTGCCACTCCTGCCCGTTCCACGCCTCGGGCAGCCAGCGCTGCTGCGGCTGGGGCCGGTCGGCGCGGACACCGTAACGGGAGGGCGCGGTGGCGACGGGCGCGGGTTCGGCCCGCCCGCCCTGGAACTCCGACCGCCGGGCGGCCCGGCGCCGGGTCTCACACAGCAGACACAGGTCGGGCGCGCTCTCGTCGACGGGGCCCTGCGGATGCTCGGGGCAGCGCGTGGCGGGAGCGTTCGAGGCGACGCTCTCGTCCACCAGATCGAGCGCCCGCCGCAGATCGGCCTTGATCTCGTGCAGCCGGGCGTCCGGGGTGTCGCCGGTCAGAGCCTCCCCGTGCTCCCCGAGCAACCGGAGGGCCCGGCCGAGGGCGGCGAGCTGGGCGTGGTTCATGATCGGTCCGCGTGTCCTTCGTTGCTCTTGTCCGGGCTTCACTGGTCCATGGCCGCCGCGTTGCGCGCGTTCCGCGCGGCGAGGTCCTGCAAGGCGGACAGATGGGCGGAGAGGGCCGCTCGCCCGAGGGCGGTGAGGGAGAGCCAGGTGCGGGGCCGCCTGCCGATGTATCCCTTGCGGACCTTGACGTACCTGTCCGCTTCCAGGCCGGCCGCGAGGTATCAGACTGGCATTTGCTTTCCTATTCTTCAAGTAGATGCCCATCGGGGAAGCCCGGGGAAAGCCCATGGTGGACTGACGGCATGACGAGCATCTTGCCCGGCCGCCTGGTCGACGCCCTCGACCGCTTCAACGCCGCCCACCCCTGGGATCACAACGCCCACTACCACCCATGGCTGCTACGGCAGTTGCCCCGGCGGTTCGCCAGGGCGCTGGATGTGGGGTGCGGGAGCGGGGATCTGGTGCGGTTGCTGGCCGAGCGGGGGGAGTGGGTCCAGGGCGTCGACTCGGACTCGGAGATCCTTCAGCGGGCCCGGGAGCTGACCGGGCCCGCCGCCCCCGTCGGCTACAGCCTCGGCGCAGCCCCGCAGGAGATCCCCGCCGGCCCGTACGACGTCATCAGCTGTGTCGCCGTACTCCACCATCTGCCCTTCGCCGAGGCTCTGGACCGGTTCAAGAAGGAGCTGGCTCCCGGCGGGACCCTGGTCGTCGTCGGGTGTGCGCGGGCCGCGAGTCCCGTCGATCACGCGCTCGGGCTGGTTGCCATACCGCTCAACGCGTTGACGGGGTGGGTGAAGAACCGTGGGCGGGCCGGCTCGCCCCGGCCCGTTTCCATGACCGCGCGGACCCGTGAACCCGAGCTGTCCTTCGAGGAGATCGGGAGGCAGGCGCGCCGGCTGCTTCCCGGCGTCCGGCTCAGGCGTCGGCTCTTCTGGCGGTACACCCTGGTCTGGCGCGCCCCCGGAGATCCGTCGGGGCGCTGAGGGACCGGCGGTCAGCCGTTGCCGTTGATGCGCTCCAGGGCGCTCTGCGCCCCGCAGGTGGGGGCGGCGGCGAGGGCGCCGGCCGCCAGTGCCAGCGGGGAGACGGGAGTGAGGGCGGGCAGCACGGCGAGGTTCTCGACGCACCTCGCGGCATCGGCGTCGTACCCGCGGTCGTCGGCGTGGGCGGGGGCGGCCAGGGCCGCGGCGGAGGCCGTGAGGACGGCGGTGACCAGGAGCTTCTTCATCATGCCCGGGGAACGACCGGTTGGGCGGTACGTCACGCGGGTGCGCCCACTCGGGGGCGGCGCGGGAAGCCGAAGGCATAGGTCGCCAGGAAGCCGACCAGGTAGCCGGTGAGGAGACCGCCGCCGTAGATCGCCGCCGCCGTCCCCGCCCCCCTGTTCCCCGTGAGCAGAGGGAAGAGAGCCCAGCCCGACGGGCCGATCGCCGTCGCGCCCACCTTGGTGCCGAGCATCGCGAAGAAGCCGATGAACGCCCCGCCCGCCGCCCCGCCCGCGCAGGCGGTCAGGAACGGGCGGCCCAACGGCAGGGACACCCCGTAGATCAACGGCTCGCCCACCCCCAGCAGGCCTGCCGGGAGGGCTG
Above is a genomic segment from Streptomyces fodineus containing:
- a CDS encoding carboxylesterase/lipase family protein; this translates as MTTSESQASESGVPDTDGRDGPVVRTASGAVRGLREAGLSVFRGIPFAEPPVGAARFQAPRPPRPWDGVREAYAFGPPPPQETGFLGRAPQLPTPRDDTWLTVNVWTPDPDASAARPVMVWIYGGAFKVGHGGQPGYDARHLAREGDAVLVTLNYRMGMEGFALWDGAPANRGLLDQLAALEWVQENITAFGGDPAQVTVFGESAGAGSIASLMAMPRARGLFRRAVAQSVPGTFLSPELARDIAAALAAEAGRGPTAADLAAIDPQRLTEAGAALGAKMAQYTGRWGQAAPTTVPFAPVVDGDVLPAAPWAALASGSARDVDLLVGHNRDEWRLFLVVAGMDGRVTDDLATATLRMYAPGGEAGEAAYRAAYPDATAEQLFERVQTDWLFALPSLRLAEAQRRGGGRAHVYELTWPAPDRDGLLGSCHALDIPLLFGTYGADLGALAFPGGTPTPEAERLSTFMRGAWTSFARTGDPGWPQYDPDARLVQILDAEPTVAPYPEERSRRIWEGYEFGPLPLLS
- a CDS encoding class I SAM-dependent methyltransferase, whose translation is MTSILPGRLVDALDRFNAAHPWDHNAHYHPWLLRQLPRRFARALDVGCGSGDLVRLLAERGEWVQGVDSDSEILQRARELTGPAAPVGYSLGAAPQEIPAGPYDVISCVAVLHHLPFAEALDRFKKELAPGGTLVVVGCARAASPVDHALGLVAIPLNALTGWVKNRGRAGSPRPVSMTARTREPELSFEEIGRQARRLLPGVRLRRRLFWRYTLVWRAPGDPSGR
- a CDS encoding transcriptional regulator, giving the protein MEADRYVKVRKGYIGRRPRTWLSLTALGRAALSAHLSALQDLAARNARNAAAMDQ